From Paenibacillus graminis:
GCTCGAGAAACCCGAGTATGTACCGGCTTCCGGCCGTTTACAAGACATCGGGGAGTTTGATGCCGCTTTTTTTCAATACACACCAAGAGAATCGGAAATCATGGACCCGCAGCAGCGGTTATTTCTGGAGTGCGCCTGGAATGCAATAGAGGATGCCGGGCATAGCCTGTCCCAATACGAAGGAGCGGTTGGCGTATTTGCAGGGGTAGGTGCGAATAAATATGTAACCCATATTATGAGCCATCCTGAGCTGCTGCATATCTTGGATCACCGGCAAATTGAGGCGGCCAATGACAAGGACTTTCTCACCACACGCGTTTCCTACAAATTGAATGCGACCGGCCCCAGTTTTGCAGTACAGACCGCTTGTTCTTCTTCCCTCGTGAGTGTGCATATAGCATGCCAAAGCTTATTGAATGGCGAGTGCGATATGGCACTGGCCGGAGGCGTTTCCATTCAATTTTTAGACAAGAGCGGATATCTCTATAAAGCGGGCGGCATCGAATCGCCTGACGGACACTGCCGCTGCTTCGATGAAAAGGCAGAAGGAACCGTGTTCGGCGATGGGGTTGGTGTGGTTGTGCTCAAAAGGCTGGAGGACGCCGCTAGAGACAATGATCATATTTATGCGGTGATTGGCGGTTCAGCCATCGGCAATGACGGGGCGGGCAAGATCGGGTTCACGGCTCCGGGATTAGATGGACAGGTACAAGTGATTTCGGAAGCTATGGAAGTGGCCGGAGTGACGCCTAACGATATAGGGTATATCGAGGCGCACGGCACCGGCACCAAATTGGGTGATCAGGTAGAGATTGCGGCCCTTAAGGAAGTGTTCAAAGGCCGGACTCGGGAAGAGGCGTGTTACATTGGATCCGTTAAGTCCAGCATTGGGCATTTGAACACCGCCTCAGGCATCGCCGGCTTAATCAAAACGGTTCTGAGCATCCAGCAGAATCTCATCCCGCCGCTCCTGCATCTCCGCAGCCCTAATCCGCAGTTGGAATTAGAGGACAGCCCGTTCCGGCTGAACCGGAGTCCGGTGACATGGGCTGCGGGTGAGCAGAAAAGGGTGGCGGGCGTCAGTTCTTTTGGCATCGGAGGCACCAATGCCCATGTCATTGTCGAACAAGCCCCAGACCTTTGCCTGGAACCAAACGGACAAGAGTGGCATCTGCTGCCGTTCTCGGGAAAAACGGAACAGGCCCGGCAACGAAACCTTGAAAATCTGCAGGCGTACCTCCAAGCCCATCCAGAGGTTGATCTGTCGCGGGTGTCATCTACCCTTCAGACGGGAAGGGAGCATTTTGACTTTCGCGGATTTCTTCTTTGCGGCAATCATGGAGGGCACCGGGTGTTCTGTCCGGAACACCGGGCGGTAAAGCAGGAGAAATCCGTTGTTTTCTTTTTCTCTTTGGAACAGGCTCCCCCCGTAACAATGGTTCAGGAATTGTACAGGCAGGAGCCGTTCTTTCGAAAAACAATGGATGAAAGCTTTCAAATGGTGGAACGGATGTTTCAGCTTGATCTCACCAAGCGGATATCCCCTGAAGCGGATACTATTCAAGGGCAAGCGGAATTCCCCTCCAGCCAAGAGCCCTATGGGCCGCTTCTGTCTTTCATAGCGGGTTATTCCCTGGCACAGCTCTGGCAGCACTGGGGCGTTTTCCCGCAAGCGGTGGCCGGGGATAGAATCGGCGAATATGTCGGCGCTTGCCTGGCGAATGTTTTTTCACGTGAGGCTGCCTTGAAATTATTATTTTTCCAAGGGGATGTTTCGGAAGGCATTGTGTTGGGACAACCAGCCCTCCCGGTTCTGTCGAATGTATCGCATACCTGGTTAGATGAAGAACAGGCGGTTTCTCTCACCTATTGGAAAGAGGTCTTGAACCAGCCAAACAATCTGCTGGCTTGCGTACCAGAGCTTGCCGCACTCCAAAATCCGGTTTTTATCAAGATCGGTCCGGGAAACCATCGTCTCGATAGCCTGGACCTAACCATCCAAGAAAAGAATCCAACCGCCCTATTGCTGGATTCACTTCCACGCGAAGCAGACCACGAGGCGGCTGACAAGGTTCTTCAGGACGCCTTGGGGAGGTTGTGGCTGGCAAACATTGAGGTCTGCTGGAAGAACGTTCAATCCGGCAGGCAGACCAGAAGAATTCCGCTGCCTACCTATGCTTTTGACAGAGAAACTTACTGGATTGACAGAGCGGCTGCCCAAGAACAGGACGGATTTGCGGCAGATAAACTCCACGAAGAACCATTGCAGGCAGTGGGCAGGGGAGACCATTTCGTTCAGGTTGGCGGCACACGCTATATGCTGGATTCGTCTCAACTGCAGGAAATTCAAGAGCTGCTTGCCAGCTTCTCCCCGGACACTGCCGGATCATTTCCGGATTCACAGGAGAAGCGGAAGGAGTACATCGTTCCCAGACTGTGCAGCCTCTTGGAGGAGTTATTGGGAAAAAGACCGATCAGCAGCCAGGACGACTTTTTCGAATGTGGGGGCGACTCTGTAACAGCGATCCAGTTTGCCTCCCGTGCGAAGGATTTCGGCATCGTGTTT
This genomic window contains:
- a CDS encoding beta-ketoacyl synthase N-terminal-like domain-containing protein, translated to MENDLSLNSKIAVIGMAGRFPQAGDIGEFWRNLVQGAEGIQFFSKEELRQAGVSPALLEKPEYVPASGRLQDIGEFDAAFFQYTPRESEIMDPQQRLFLECAWNAIEDAGHSLSQYEGAVGVFAGVGANKYVTHIMSHPELLHILDHRQIEAANDKDFLTTRVSYKLNATGPSFAVQTACSSSLVSVHIACQSLLNGECDMALAGGVSIQFLDKSGYLYKAGGIESPDGHCRCFDEKAEGTVFGDGVGVVVLKRLEDAARDNDHIYAVIGGSAIGNDGAGKIGFTAPGLDGQVQVISEAMEVAGVTPNDIGYIEAHGTGTKLGDQVEIAALKEVFKGRTREEACYIGSVKSSIGHLNTASGIAGLIKTVLSIQQNLIPPLLHLRSPNPQLELEDSPFRLNRSPVTWAAGEQKRVAGVSSFGIGGTNAHVIVEQAPDLCLEPNGQEWHLLPFSGKTEQARQRNLENLQAYLQAHPEVDLSRVSSTLQTGREHFDFRGFLLCGNHGGHRVFCPEHRAVKQEKSVVFFFSLEQAPPVTMVQELYRQEPFFRKTMDESFQMVERMFQLDLTKRISPEADTIQGQAEFPSSQEPYGPLLSFIAGYSLAQLWQHWGVFPQAVAGDRIGEYVGACLANVFSREAALKLLFFQGDVSEGIVLGQPALPVLSNVSHTWLDEEQAVSLTYWKEVLNQPNNLLACVPELAALQNPVFIKIGPGNHRLDSLDLTIQEKNPTALLLDSLPREADHEAADKVLQDALGRLWLANIEVCWKNVQSGRQTRRIPLPTYAFDRETYWIDRAAAQEQDGFAADKLHEEPLQAVGRGDHFVQVGGTRYMLDSSQLQEIQELLASFSPDTAGSFPDSQEKRKEYIVPRLCSLLEELLGKRPISSQDDFFECGGDSVTAIQFASRAKDFGIVFSSELLFEYPTIEQLSDKLLEQPAASLQEEEPMPEQRAGIHYFDVAASDQSLLAEVLPAEEVESVYPLSFMQLLVLNHNIINARSGTVNLLSFQISEELDYDRFRSAWHKVANRHTLLRTGFVWRRISNPVQFVKKQVEITIHELDWTGLSPEGQQRALDEFLSLERKKSFKVDEVPQMRFHLMKLREACYQFVWSYQNSLFDGWSMNIILREVWDSYGQSESRMLVPETAPTPYLAYIQWQKTKDIEEAKWCWTEEMKGFSMETQPELADDITPLNYEGAFQSADILPGDLQTARDYARKGQITMNTLFLGVWGLVLARLLKKNDIMLGMITSGRVPEVEHMDTMVGLFTNSLPVRLTYTPAERVQDWFQALQKKLLKLRRHEHVTLQQISQWSGLPVDYLQRVTNTRSLVYTNFPFHMNQIPNGSGQNLLQAESIGQLHLPLRLFVNPGDERFTLRIEYNRSVYDPDHIAQLLLDIQQQVAKIPHAPTLGELVHHKEEGAAL